The window AGATTTTGTTAANNNNNNNNNNNNNNNNNNNNNNNNNNNNNNNNNNNNNNNNNNNNNNNNNNNNNNNNNNNNNNNNNNNNNNNNNNNNNNNNNNNNNNNNNNNNNNNNNNNNNNNNNNNNNNNNNNNNNNNNNNNNNNNNNNNNNNNNNNNNNNNNNNNNNNNNNNNNNNNNNNNNNNNNNNNNNNNNNNNNNNNNNNNNNNNNNNNNNNNNNNNNNNNNNNNNNNNNNNNNNNNNNNNNNNNNNNNNNNNNNNNNNNNNNNNNNNNNNNNNNNNNNNNNNNNNNNNNNNNNNNNNNNNNNNNNNNNNNNNNNNNNNNNNNNNNNNNNNNNNNNNNNNNNNNNNNNNNNNNNNNNNNNNNNNNNNNNNNNNNNNNNNNNNNNNNNNNNNNNNNNNNNNNNNNNNNNNNNNNNNNNNNNNNNNNNNNNNNNNNNNNNNNNNNNNNNNNNNNNNNNNNNNNNNNNNNNNNNNNNNNNNNNNNNNNNNNNNNNNNNNNNNNNNNNNNNNNNNNNNNNNNNNNNNNNNNNNNNNNNNNNNNNNNNNNNNNNNNNNNNNNNNNNNNNNNNNNNNNNNNNNNNNNNNNNNNNNNNNNNNNNNNNNNNNNNNNNNNNNNNNNNNNNNNNNNNNNNNNNNNNNNNNNNNNNNNNNNNNNNNNNNNNNNNNNNNNNNNNNNNNNNNNNNNNNNNNNNNNNNNNNNNNNNNNNNNNNNNNNNNNNNNNNNNNNNNNNNNNNNNNNNNNNNNNNNNNNNNNNNNNNNNNNNNNNNNNNNNNNNNNNNNNNNNNNNNNNNNNNNNNNNNNNNNNNNNNNNNNNNNNNNNNNNNNNNNNNNNNNNNNNNNNNNNNNNNNNNNNNNNNNNNNNNNNNNNNNNNNNNNNNNNNNNNNNNNNNNNNNNNNNNNNNNNNNNNNNNNNNNNNNNNNNNNNNNNNNNNNNNNNNNNAGCCGTCCTTTTTGGGCAAGAACTGAATCAGGAATTTTCAGGGCAGTTCTAAAAGCTGATCCTAGTTTTGATGAACCTCCTTGGCCTTCATTATCCTTTGAGgctaaagattttgttaagagatTATTGTACAAGGACCCTCGGAAAAGAATGACAGCCTCTCAAGCTTTGAGTCAGTAAACTCTAACATCTTCACATCTGTTTCTAACTGTCATGAATCACCACTTGAAGTTACTCTATGTTTTTGTCGGTTTCTACAGTACATCCTTGGATCGCGGGTTATAAGAAAATAGAGATCCCGTTTGATATTCTGATCTTCAAGCAGATCAAAGCATActtgaaatcttcttctttgcgCAAAGCTGCTTTGATGGTACGTTTTTTGTGTAACCTTTTATACTGTTTCCTATGAACAATACAGGATGTGTTTAATCTTTGATGCCTTTGAATCTAGTTAGCTCTCTGCATTTTATTGTTGATCCGAACTCTTTTACCCTCTCCAGGCTCTGTCCAAGACATTAATTACCGATGAACTTCTTTATCTGAAAGCGCAGTTTGCACTCTTAGCACCCAACAAAAATAGCCTCATTACTTTGGATAGTATCAGATTGGTATGCGCCTTCTCTCccctctctgtctctgtctctctctctctggtagGGAACAAACAGCTCAAAGCTAGATTCATTTTCTGCTGGACAGGCATTTGCTACAAATGCAACAGATGCAATGAAGGAATCACGGATCCCGGACTTTCTTGCGTTGGTATTATTCCGTTTCTGTTCTTCTTGCCCTTTTGCTTAATAAGAGACAATACAAGGTTGGTAACAAAACATTTGGTTTTTGGGAAATGACAGTTAAATGGACTTCAATACAAAGGGATGGATTTCGAAGAGTTTTGTGCAGCTTCTATTAGCGTTCATCAGCATGAGTCTCTTGATTGTTGGGAGCAGAGCATTCGTCATGCTTATGAGCTCTTTGAGATGAATGGAAACCGAGTTATCGTCATCGAAGAACTAGCTTCTgtaagtttttcttcttcacttaaGACTTTTCTTTCACAATATTTTCAGCTAAATTACTAAAGGGAACACAAATGCATTGTAGGAACTTGGTGTTGGATCATCGATGCCGGTCCATACCATTCTACATGACTGGATAAGACACACTGATGGGAAGCTGAGCTTCTTGGGTTTTGTCAAACTGTTGCACGGTNNNNNNNNNNNNNNNNNNNNNNNNNNNNNNNNNNNNNNNNNNNNNNNNNNNNNNNNNNNNNNNNNNNNNNNNNNNNNNNNNNNNNNNNNNNNNNNNNNNNNNNNNNNNNNNNNNNNNNNNNNNNNNNNNNNNNNNNNNNNNNNNNNNNNNNNNNNNNNNNNNNNNNNNNNNNNNNNNNNNNNNNNNNNNNNNNNNNNNNNNNNNNNNNNNNNNNNNNNNNNNNNNNNNNNNNNNNNNNNNNNNNNNNNNNNNNNNNNNNNNNNNNNNNNNNNNNNNNNNNNNNNNNNNNNNNNNNNNNNNNNNNNNNNNNNNNNNNNNNNNNNNNNNNNNNNNNNNNNNNNNNNNNNNNNNNNNNNNNNNNNNNNNNNNNNNNNNNNNNNNNNNNNNNNNNNNNNNNNNNNNNNNNNNNNNNNNNNNNNNNNNNNNNNNNNNNNNNNNNNNNNNNNNNNNNNNNNNNNNNNNNNNNNNNNNNNNNNNNNNNNNNNNNNNNNNNNNNNNNNNNNNNNNNNNNNNNNNNNNNNNNNNNNNNNNNNNNNNNNNNNNNNNNNNNNNNNNNNNNNNNNNNNNNNNNNNNNNNNNNNNNNNNNNNNNNNNNNNNNNNNNNNNNNNNNNNNNNNNNNNNNNNNNNNNNNNNNNNNNNNNNNNNNNNNNNNNNNNNNNNNNNNNNNNNNNNNNNNNNNNNNNNNNNNNNNNNNNNNNNNNNNNNNNNNNNNNNNNNNNNNNNNNNNNNNNNNNNNNNNNNNNNNNNNNNNNNNNNNNNNNNNNNNNNNNNNNNNNNNNNNNNNNNNNNNNNNNNNNNNNNNNNNNNNNNNNNNNNNNNNNNNNNNNNNNNNNNNATTACTAAAGGGAACACAAATGCATTGTAGGAACTTGGTGTTGGATCATCGATGCCGGTCCATACCATTCTACATGACTGGATAAGACACACTGATGGGAAGCTGAGCTTCTTGGGTTTTGTCAAACTGTTGCACGGTATCTCGACTCGCCAAGCATTAGCAAAACCACGGTGAAAAAGGTAAACTTGGTGTTATAACGGATTCAAGAGAGGAAGAACAAACAACTGCGGATGGATATCAAGAACTTAACTGATTTCTTGGAGTGGAATCGGAAATTGGAATTGTTTTCAAGACCCATTCCTATGTCTatagtgttaaaaaaaagaatgcaaATTTTCAACAGAGAAAAGAGTATCAAAAAAATCCAACAGGCCTGGAAAGTTGTAATAAGACGATAATCCAATAGTGATGTACTTCCAAATCACGGAAGACAGAGGTTAAGAACATTCCATTCTCTTTTCATTTGACTTGTCTCCATATTTTCAAACCAGAAAACGGTTTCACAGTTTCAGATTCCATTCCACTAAAGTTACATTCCATTCTCAATCTGTTACAGACCAAATCATATAAACCTTTTTCTAAGCCACAAAAGTGACAGTTGGGTTTTCTAAACTTtctaaatcccaaaaaaaaacttacttctcAAGATTCCATAATCCATATCAATAAAGAGTCATACATTTAATTCTCAATGTGTCACAGAAGAAACCATAAACCCATTCCTAAGTCAGAAAACAGACTCTTGGGATGGATGGCTCAGCAACAGAATCAgctttttaacatttataaatcCTCATACTTGAACCTAAAACAACTCTATTCTCAAGAGGATTTGAATCTACAATGCTATCTAAACACTTGAAAGCACTTGCTTCATACATAATATAACAAGGTCGAAAGTTCCAATTGTTGTTGACCAAGATGATCTTGGTAAGATCTGTCATGTCTTTTTATTACCTTGAGGAGAGCCTCTGATGCAAATCATCAGCCAATGCTTGCCTCAAGCTCTCCCCGTAATAGTAAAACTGTCTCTCACTCTCCAAAACCCTTGCAGGCGTTCCAGTTTCATCTGGATCTTTCCAAACCTCCGGCTCAGGTTCTCTAGCAATCTGACATAAGTTatgcaacacacaacaagcCACAATAGTCTGAGGAGCATGGTTCACTCCAACATTCAAACTCTGAAGAATCTTCCATCTAGCCTTGAGCAATCCAATGGCGTCCACCACCACTGACCTCCCTTTCATCAGCATTCCGTCGAATAGATTCTCCGGCGGAGAACCAGAGCCATTGGGTGAAAAAGGAGTCATCAGGAACGAGAGAAGAGGGTAACACCAATCTCCAACAATGTATGGTCTCACATGGTGACCTCTGATATTAATCACTTTCTCCCAGACAATGTCTCCTGAAGTAAGCCTCTTGTAGAGAAGACTATCTCTGAAATGCGAAGAGTCGTCTTCCCCACCTGGGGCTTTCACACAGACGTCCCAAAAGATCTTCTTGTGATCAGCAACGACCTGAAGCAAAACGGCGTCGTATCCGTACTTGCAACCGTAaatgtttttagggtttagtttcgTGCGGCGTCTTAGCTTCACGGGAGTGCTATCAATGGCGCCGCAGATGTTGGGGAGAGACGTGAGTTCTTCGAATCCCTGAGTCGTTTCGATCAATCTGCGTTTCCCGACTGGGATCTTGATGAATTCCGGGTAAAGCTTGGTGGCTAAGAGACGCGTGACCATGTTTGTGATCTTGGAGATGAGGTATGGATCTAAGGCGTAGCGAGAAGCTAGGGTTTTCGCTGAGCAGCCATGAGCGAGACGAGAGAGAACCATCGCGACGGCGTAATCGGCTGGGAGAGAGAGATTCGAAGCTGTGATGAAGGGCTTGAGCTTGTCGACGACGGTGGTGAAGACTGGGTAGGAGAGACCGTACAAAGAGCGCCAGCGAGCGTCACGGAGAGGCGCATCGATGGACCAGATGTGGTCGGTGGATAGGGAACGGAAGGCAGCGACGGAGTAATCGCCGTCGGGGAGAGGCGGAGGAGGGGAAGGGGAAGGAGAAGCGGAGGAAGATGAGGAATCTGTTGAAGATCTATTGACGG is drawn from Camelina sativa cultivar DH55 chromosome 1, Cs, whole genome shotgun sequence and contains these coding sequences:
- the LOC104784065 gene encoding putative nuclease HARBI1; protein product: MEEAFMAMLSQLLHLQNSLDPTSTIFSSASTSSPSSTTPSSLLSSSSAAPLLFFTLASLLSFLAVNRSSTDSSSSSASPSPSPPPPLPDGDYSVAAFRSLSTDHIWSIDAPLRDARWRSLYGLSYPVFTTVVDKLKPFITASNLSLPADYAVAMVLSRLAHGCSAKTLASRYALDPYLISKITNMVTRLLATKLYPEFIKIPVGKRRLIETTQGFEELTSLPNICGAIDSTPVKLRRRTKLNPKNIYGCKYGYDAVLLQVVADHKKIFWDVCVKAPGGEDDSSHFRDSLLYKRLTSGDIVWEKVINIRGHHVRPYIVGDWCYPLLSFLMTPFSPNGSGSPPENLFDGMLMKGRSVVVDAIGLLKARWKILQSLNVGVNHAPQTIVACCVLHNLCQIAREPEPEVWKDPDETGTPARVLESERQFYYYGESLRQALADDLHQRLSSR